A single region of the Legionella oakridgensis ATCC 33761 = DSM 21215 genome encodes:
- a CDS encoding KpsF/GutQ family sugar-phosphate isomerase, with translation MNFCKLGLAVIETEAQAVFELTQRIDERFEQACEILLACKGRIVVTGMGKSGHIGSKIAATFASTGSPAFFMHPGEASHGDLGMITRQDTVVAISNSGNTAELVVLLPLLKRLEVPLITLSGNPESLLAKAANVHLDLSIRQEACPLGLAPTTSTTVSLVMGDALAIALLQARGFTAEDFALSHPAGTLGKRLLLRIDEISHTGDELPIVHEDATVCEALIEVTAKKLGMTCVVDTQGYLAGIYTDGDVRRTLTQQHDINTTRLKDVMSRNCRTIPQGMLAAEALAIMQKYSITSLIVIDKEKRPLAVVHLHDLLRAGVF, from the coding sequence ATGAATTTTTGCAAACTTGGCCTTGCAGTTATTGAAACGGAGGCACAGGCTGTATTTGAACTCACACAGCGAATCGATGAACGCTTTGAACAGGCATGTGAAATACTGCTTGCCTGTAAAGGCCGAATCGTTGTGACCGGCATGGGAAAATCAGGCCATATTGGCAGCAAGATTGCAGCAACCTTTGCAAGCACCGGTAGCCCTGCGTTTTTCATGCATCCAGGAGAAGCGAGTCATGGCGATTTAGGCATGATTACTCGCCAGGACACGGTCGTTGCTATTTCTAACTCCGGGAATACCGCCGAACTTGTTGTTTTGCTTCCCTTATTGAAACGTCTGGAAGTTCCATTGATTACTCTCAGTGGTAATCCTGAATCCCTCTTGGCAAAAGCAGCCAATGTCCATTTGGATCTCAGTATCCGCCAAGAGGCTTGCCCACTTGGACTCGCTCCTACAACCAGTACAACCGTCTCATTAGTCATGGGAGATGCGCTGGCCATTGCCTTATTGCAGGCAAGAGGATTTACCGCCGAAGATTTTGCCTTATCTCATCCTGCTGGCACCCTTGGCAAACGTCTTTTATTACGCATTGATGAAATCAGCCATACAGGAGACGAACTGCCTATTGTTCATGAAGATGCAACCGTATGTGAAGCATTAATAGAAGTGACTGCCAAAAAATTGGGAATGACTTGCGTGGTGGACACCCAAGGGTACTTGGCCGGTATCTATACGGATGGAGATGTGCGTCGGACATTAACCCAACAACATGATATTAATACAACGCGTCTAAAAGACGTCATGTCTCGAAATTGTCGTACTATTCCACAAGGTATGCTTGCTGCTGAAGCTCTGGCTATCATGCAAAAATACAGCATCACCTCGCTCATTGTCATAGATAAGGAAAAACGGCCTCTGGCGGTAGTGCATTTGCATGATTTGTTACGAGCGGGGGTATTTTAA
- the mlaD gene encoding outer membrane lipid asymmetry maintenance protein MlaD, whose product MNKQRYIDISVGLFMLLGLLAVFVMVMKVSGMSDFSSADDYQVTAEFTDIGGLKVRAPVTVAGVKIGEVTAIELQPEQLNAKVTMSLRRDKPIPYEDSSARILTEGLLGSNYISIVPGFEDDSNKEHPYLRQGDVIGKTQEAIILENLIGQLLFNIKK is encoded by the coding sequence ATGAATAAGCAGCGATACATTGATATCAGCGTAGGTCTTTTTATGCTGCTAGGGCTGTTGGCTGTGTTTGTTATGGTCATGAAAGTAAGTGGAATGTCTGATTTTTCTTCTGCTGATGATTATCAGGTTACCGCTGAATTTACTGACATAGGTGGTTTAAAGGTACGAGCACCGGTGACTGTGGCTGGGGTGAAAATTGGCGAGGTTACCGCCATTGAGCTGCAGCCTGAACAATTGAATGCCAAAGTGACTATGTCTTTACGCCGCGATAAACCAATTCCTTACGAAGATAGTTCTGCACGTATCTTGACGGAGGGATTGCTTGGTTCAAATTACATCAGTATCGTCCCAGGTTTTGAGGATGACAGCAATAAAGAACATCCGTATTTACGTCAAGGAGACGTCATTGGCAAAACGCAAGAGGCAATTATACTTGAAAATCTGATCGGCCAGCTTTTGTTTAATATTAAAAAATAA
- the mlaE gene encoding lipid asymmetry maintenance ABC transporter permease subunit MlaE, producing the protein MLDMIARLGQSGLGMLQMLGNSARFLLQVLLRKPDLSRLWPDLRIQLYYAGVLSCLIIIVSALFIGMVVGLQGYNTLEKFGADSQLGQLLALSIVRELGPVISALLFAGRAGSALTAEIGLMKATEQIASMDMMGIDPLGRIIYPRFLAGLIALPVLTLIFSAVSIYGGYLIGVEWLGVDGGSFWSNMQAAVNFHIDVVSGIIKSVVFAFIVIWIAVYQGFACIPTAEGISQATTRTVVFSSLAILGFDFLLTAMMIGDW; encoded by the coding sequence ATGCTTGATATGATTGCGCGCCTTGGACAAAGCGGCCTTGGAATGCTCCAGATGCTTGGTAATTCGGCCCGATTTTTATTGCAAGTGTTGTTAAGAAAGCCGGATCTATCGCGGCTTTGGCCAGATTTAAGAATTCAACTTTATTATGCTGGTGTTTTATCCTGCTTGATTATCATTGTGTCTGCTTTATTTATTGGAATGGTTGTTGGTTTACAAGGGTATAATACACTTGAGAAATTTGGAGCCGACAGCCAATTGGGACAACTTCTGGCTTTAAGCATTGTGCGAGAATTGGGGCCTGTAATCAGTGCCTTATTATTTGCTGGTCGCGCTGGCTCAGCATTAACTGCTGAAATTGGCTTAATGAAAGCCACGGAGCAAATTGCAAGTATGGATATGATGGGAATCGATCCCCTAGGGCGCATTATTTATCCCAGATTTCTGGCTGGACTTATTGCCTTGCCGGTACTGACTTTAATTTTTTCGGCGGTTTCCATCTATGGTGGGTATTTAATCGGGGTAGAATGGTTGGGTGTTGATGGCGGCAGTTTTTGGTCTAATATGCAAGCGGCAGTAAATTTTCATATAGATGTCGTCAGTGGAATAATTAAAAGCGTCGTTTTTGCTTTCATAGTAATATGGATAGCAGTGTATCAAGGATTTGCCTGCATCCCAACAGCGGAAGGAATCAGTCAGGCAACGACGCGGACTGTGGTTTTTTCTTCGCTGGCAATACTAGGATTTGATTTTTTATTGACAGCGATGATGATTGGAGATTGGTAA
- a CDS encoding Nif3-like dinuclear metal center hexameric protein: protein MITRDKLAIYLRDYLACDNFNDYAPNGLQIEGKETIGLICTAVTASEEIIHKALALQADALLVHHGYFWQGEAQIITGMKKRRIGQLLKGEINLFAYHLPLDCHPDVGNNACIAELLGIEAVEKHCAGKVPNLLWSGRFPQPISAYELSRNITEKLKREPLAITVSDKPIERLAWCTGAAQNLIEDAYHLGVDAYLSGEISERTYYQAQELGIHYFACGHHSSERYGIQALGQHLSTKFGLRHQFIDSANPV from the coding sequence GTGATTACGCGAGACAAGTTGGCAATCTATCTGCGAGATTATCTTGCGTGTGATAACTTCAATGATTATGCGCCAAATGGCCTGCAAATTGAAGGGAAAGAAACCATCGGTTTAATTTGCACGGCGGTGACTGCTTCGGAGGAAATTATACACAAGGCTTTGGCTTTGCAAGCGGACGCTCTTCTTGTGCATCATGGGTATTTCTGGCAAGGAGAGGCACAAATCATTACTGGCATGAAAAAGCGGCGCATTGGGCAGTTATTGAAAGGGGAAATTAATCTCTTTGCATATCATTTGCCATTAGATTGTCATCCTGACGTCGGGAATAATGCTTGCATCGCCGAATTGTTAGGCATAGAAGCAGTAGAAAAACATTGTGCTGGCAAAGTACCTAATCTTTTATGGTCTGGAAGATTCCCGCAACCAATTTCTGCTTATGAATTATCTCGCAATATTACTGAAAAATTAAAGCGAGAGCCTCTAGCAATCACCGTATCGGATAAACCGATTGAACGTTTAGCATGGTGCACTGGCGCTGCTCAGAACCTCATTGAAGATGCCTATCACCTTGGGGTAGATGCTTATTTAAGTGGCGAAATTTCTGAAAGAACATACTACCAGGCACAGGAGTTGGGAATTCATTATTTTGCTTGCGGCCATCACAGCAGCGAGCGCTATGGAATACAGGCTTTAGGTCAACATTTAAGTACAAAATTTGGTTTACGGCATCAATTTATTGATAGTGCCAATCCAGTTTAA
- a CDS encoding KdsC family phosphatase, with protein sequence MKELLEKAKKIKCVICDVDGVLTDGRLYLDNHGNELKAFHVQDGMGLKLLMAAGIEVAVITTSQNAVIEHRMQQLGIRHYFKGQVEKQDAYQRLKASLGLNDEAFAYIGDDLPDIPIIRKVGLGIAVANAVNQVKEFAIWQTQQHGGRGAVREVCDYILNAQNKFDEALNGYFSL encoded by the coding sequence ATGAAAGAATTGTTAGAAAAAGCAAAAAAGATCAAATGTGTCATCTGCGATGTTGATGGTGTTTTAACAGATGGACGCCTCTATCTTGACAATCATGGCAATGAATTAAAAGCCTTTCATGTCCAAGATGGCATGGGTTTAAAATTGTTAATGGCAGCAGGTATTGAAGTGGCTGTCATCACAACATCACAAAACGCAGTTATTGAACACCGAATGCAACAATTAGGAATACGTCACTATTTTAAAGGCCAGGTAGAAAAACAAGATGCCTATCAGCGATTGAAGGCGTCTCTGGGCTTAAATGATGAGGCATTTGCCTATATTGGTGACGACCTTCCGGACATACCTATCATCCGTAAAGTCGGTTTGGGCATTGCCGTGGCAAACGCTGTCAATCAAGTAAAAGAGTTTGCTATATGGCAGACCCAGCAACATGGCGGACGCGGTGCTGTGCGTGAAGTTTGTGATTATATTTTAAATGCACAAAATAAATTCGATGAAGCATTGAACGGGTATTTTAGCCTATGA
- a CDS encoding STAS domain-containing protein: protein MMQQSLEFKLSNELTFDTVESDYKRLLKAIQDNDTKNFCLDLQHVTECDSAGLALLIEAKRLCKQYDKSLLIHGMSKDIYALAKFGGVEVMINDKQ from the coding sequence ATGATGCAGCAATCGCTCGAATTTAAGCTGTCAAATGAATTAACATTTGATACCGTGGAATCTGATTACAAGCGACTGCTTAAGGCAATACAGGATAATGATACCAAGAATTTTTGCCTGGATTTGCAGCATGTCACTGAGTGCGACAGTGCCGGGTTAGCTTTATTAATTGAAGCCAAAAGATTGTGCAAGCAATATGACAAATCACTGTTGATTCATGGGATGTCAAAAGATATTTATGCTTTGGCAAAATTTGGTGGTGTGGAAGTAATGATAAATGATAAGCAATGA
- a CDS encoding BolA family protein: MISNEQLEQYLSATDEVDYVRVEGDGYHYQLTVVSDAFVGKPKVARQQWVYGQLKDYITTGQLHALSMKTWTKEEWEKQHG; encoded by the coding sequence ATGATAAGCAATGAACAATTAGAACAGTATTTGAGTGCGACCGATGAGGTGGATTATGTGCGGGTAGAAGGGGATGGTTATCATTATCAGCTCACCGTTGTATCCGATGCATTTGTTGGTAAGCCAAAAGTCGCAAGACAGCAGTGGGTGTATGGTCAACTTAAAGATTATATTACGACAGGTCAGTTGCACGCATTAAGCATGAAGACTTGGACAAAAGAAGAATGGGAGAAGCAACATGGATAA
- a CDS encoding ATP-binding cassette domain-containing protein, with product MRDNLVEITNLTFSHSYDSRLIFKDININVRRGKITAIMGPSGSGKTTLLRLIGGLLTPNDGQILVDGCNIHQLSRKKLHAARRKMGLLFQSSALFTHLSVFDNVAFPLREHTNLNEAIVRNIVLMKLEAVGLRGTAHLMPDALSGGMARRVALARTIALDPQLMMYDEPFTGQDPISMGVLVRLIKRLNQLLGTTTIIVSHDVDETCSIADYAYLIAEGQVIGHGEPQELRQSSNPQVKQFMHGEADGVVPFHYPARPYMEELFDA from the coding sequence ATGCGCGATAATTTAGTGGAAATAACAAACCTGACGTTTTCCCACTCTTACGATAGCCGATTGATTTTTAAGGATATAAATATTAATGTTCGGCGTGGGAAAATAACAGCGATCATGGGGCCAAGCGGCAGTGGTAAAACCACCTTATTGCGTTTGATTGGTGGACTTTTAACGCCCAATGATGGACAAATTTTGGTGGATGGCTGTAATATTCATCAGCTTTCCCGCAAAAAATTACATGCAGCTCGACGGAAAATGGGATTATTATTTCAAAGCAGCGCCTTATTTACCCATTTGTCTGTTTTTGACAACGTGGCTTTTCCTTTAAGAGAGCATACCAATCTCAATGAAGCCATTGTACGTAACATCGTTTTAATGAAACTTGAAGCCGTAGGGTTGCGTGGGACAGCGCATTTAATGCCAGATGCCTTATCAGGTGGCATGGCAAGGCGAGTTGCTTTAGCCAGAACGATAGCGCTTGATCCCCAGTTGATGATGTATGATGAACCATTTACTGGGCAAGATCCAATTTCCATGGGGGTTCTGGTTCGGTTGATTAAGCGATTGAACCAATTGCTGGGTACAACAACCATCATTGTTTCACATGATGTGGATGAAACTTGTTCTATTGCTGATTATGCTTATTTAATTGCTGAGGGACAGGTGATTGGCCATGGTGAACCTCAAGAACTTCGACAATCTTCAAATCCGCAAGTCAAACAATTTATGCATGGTGAAGCTGATGGAGTGGTTCCTTTCCATTATCCGGCGCGGCCTTATATGGAGGAATTATTTGATGCTTGA
- a CDS encoding polysaccharide biosynthesis protein, translated as MQKFTSYWQKIYSKLPVLAFDAASIPIAWYVAYWLRYNMQPFPNYLTSQYSLTSLGVLTLVQIVCYYHFKVYRGLWRFSSLNDVIRIIKAVVCATFLVIPIFYLTSLLQHIPRSVLPLYSMILVTLLCGGRMLLRQYWDKQNYHGDVADVKRVLIIGAGQAGEGLVRDLKRAPSYLPIGFIDDNVAKRGLEVHGVRVLGTVREIAELVVSHQADLIFIAIPSARSAAMRRIVSHCERCNIPFRTLPSIQALVSGRVEVNALREVNIEDLLGRDQVELTWDKIAASIEGKCVLVTGGGGSIGSELCRQVMQLNPGKLLILDNSEFNLYKIDLELQERFPMVSVELSLASVTDLVAVEDLFKRFKPDIVFHAASYKHVPMLEHQVRVAVQNNVIGTKIMAEASVAFGVEKFILISTDKAVNPTNVMGTTKRAAEIYCQNLDARVDTQFITVRFGNVLGSVGSVVPLFQKQLQHGGPLTVTHPDIERYFMTISEACQLILQAMADGNGGEIFVLDMGEPIKIRYLAEQMIRLAGKEPGKDIQIKYTGLRPGEKLFEELFHISEQLEQTEHEKLFKAKFRPINWDELTEVMQMLQAACHAHQNNELLILLRNLVPEFHCDVVMTA; from the coding sequence ATGCAAAAATTCACTTCTTATTGGCAAAAAATCTATTCAAAATTACCCGTATTGGCTTTTGATGCAGCATCGATTCCTATAGCTTGGTACGTTGCTTATTGGCTACGCTATAATATGCAGCCTTTCCCAAATTATTTGACCAGCCAGTATTCTTTAACTTCTTTAGGCGTTCTCACGCTTGTACAGATCGTTTGTTACTATCATTTTAAAGTGTATCGTGGACTTTGGCGGTTTTCTTCGCTAAATGACGTGATCCGCATTATAAAAGCAGTTGTTTGTGCTACTTTTCTCGTTATTCCTATATTTTACCTAACATCATTGCTTCAACACATACCACGGTCGGTATTACCTTTATACAGTATGATTTTGGTGACACTCCTATGTGGTGGACGAATGCTTCTGCGGCAATATTGGGATAAACAAAATTACCATGGCGATGTGGCTGACGTAAAGCGGGTATTAATTATTGGAGCCGGACAAGCAGGAGAAGGATTGGTTAGAGATTTAAAACGAGCTCCATCCTATTTGCCTATTGGATTTATTGATGACAATGTGGCAAAACGAGGACTTGAAGTGCATGGAGTACGTGTTTTGGGAACCGTGCGTGAAATAGCAGAATTAGTGGTGTCGCATCAGGCAGACTTAATTTTTATTGCCATTCCTTCTGCGCGTTCTGCTGCTATGCGGCGAATTGTTAGTCATTGTGAACGCTGTAATATTCCTTTTCGTACCTTGCCCAGTATTCAAGCATTGGTATCTGGCCGAGTGGAAGTGAATGCGTTAAGAGAAGTCAATATTGAAGATTTACTGGGTCGTGATCAGGTAGAACTGACTTGGGATAAAATTGCAGCCAGCATAGAGGGTAAATGCGTACTGGTGACTGGCGGAGGCGGTTCCATTGGGTCTGAGTTGTGTCGACAGGTTATGCAGCTAAACCCGGGAAAGTTGCTGATTTTGGATAATAGTGAATTTAATTTATATAAAATTGATCTGGAGCTGCAGGAGCGGTTTCCAATGGTCTCTGTTGAGCTGTCTTTAGCAAGCGTTACGGATTTAGTGGCGGTGGAGGATTTGTTTAAACGGTTTAAACCGGATATTGTTTTTCATGCAGCGTCTTATAAACATGTACCCATGCTGGAGCATCAAGTTCGAGTAGCCGTACAAAATAATGTGATTGGAACTAAAATCATGGCTGAAGCCAGCGTGGCTTTTGGCGTTGAAAAATTTATTCTTATTTCTACAGATAAGGCAGTCAATCCTACGAATGTGATGGGTACAACCAAACGTGCGGCAGAAATTTATTGTCAAAATCTCGATGCTCGGGTTGATACGCAATTTATAACCGTACGCTTTGGGAATGTCTTAGGATCAGTAGGTAGTGTGGTACCTTTATTTCAAAAGCAATTACAACATGGTGGTCCTTTAACCGTAACGCATCCAGACATAGAACGTTATTTTATGACGATATCAGAAGCTTGTCAGCTCATTCTTCAGGCAATGGCAGATGGCAATGGGGGCGAGATTTTTGTGTTAGATATGGGGGAACCTATTAAGATTCGTTATTTGGCTGAACAAATGATTCGTCTGGCGGGTAAAGAACCTGGAAAAGATATTCAAATCAAATACACTGGATTACGCCCAGGAGAGAAATTATTTGAAGAATTGTTTCATATATCCGAGCAGTTGGAACAAACGGAGCATGAAAAATTATTTAAGGCAAAATTTCGACCAATTAATTGGGATGAACTGACCGAAGTCATGCAAATGTTACAGGCGGCGTGCCATGCGCATCAGAATAATGAGCTCCTGATTTTATTGAGAAATTTGGTGCCAGAATTTCATTGTGACGTGGTAATGACTGCTTAA
- a CDS encoding MlaC/ttg2D family ABC transporter substrate-binding protein: MKQIKAIMLMLTVFLTSGIWAQSSPIPMLENAANKIIATLNENKSSLKNNPQVIHQAVERYLLPIVDVQGMSRSVLGRQAWNKASAAERKQFTQEFTQLVIRTYASPLAEYTDEKVKFLPLRNSVDGRFIRVNSIIVRSNGQNIPLSYSLIAKQGQWKIYDLSVEGVSLLQSFRSQFGQVLQNSNMQNLITQMRQHKAA, translated from the coding sequence ATGAAGCAAATTAAAGCCATAATGCTCATGCTGACGGTGTTCTTGACATCGGGAATTTGGGCTCAGTCTTCACCTATTCCTATGTTGGAAAATGCTGCAAATAAAATTATTGCAACACTCAATGAAAATAAATCCAGTCTGAAGAACAATCCGCAAGTCATACATCAAGCGGTAGAGCGTTACTTATTGCCTATTGTTGATGTTCAAGGCATGTCTCGTTCCGTGCTCGGTCGCCAGGCTTGGAATAAGGCTTCTGCTGCTGAGAGAAAACAGTTTACTCAGGAATTTACGCAATTAGTCATTCGTACTTATGCAAGTCCTTTGGCGGAATATACGGATGAAAAAGTCAAATTTTTACCTTTACGAAATTCCGTCGATGGCCGGTTTATTCGAGTAAATAGTATTATTGTGCGTTCAAACGGTCAGAATATCCCTTTAAGCTACAGTTTGATAGCAAAACAAGGACAATGGAAGATTTATGATTTAAGTGTTGAGGGAGTGAGTTTATTACAGAGTTTTCGCTCTCAGTTTGGTCAGGTTTTGCAAAATTCAAACATGCAAAATTTGATAACTCAGATGCGTCAACACAAGGCAGCTTGA
- a CDS encoding tRNA-binding protein, which produces MTISYDEFANVDLRAGTVVKVEEFPRAKKPAYKVWVDFGPVLGILQTSAQVTVHYKPESLLGKKVIGCVNLGEKNIAGFTSQFLLVGFSDAHGAISLATVLHDVANGSKLH; this is translated from the coding sequence ATGACAATAAGTTACGATGAATTTGCAAACGTTGACTTAAGAGCAGGTACCGTGGTGAAAGTGGAAGAATTTCCCAGGGCTAAAAAGCCAGCTTATAAAGTCTGGGTGGATTTTGGCCCTGTTTTAGGCATCTTACAAACGTCGGCACAAGTGACAGTTCATTATAAACCGGAATCTCTTTTGGGGAAAAAAGTCATTGGTTGTGTGAACCTAGGTGAAAAAAATATTGCAGGATTTACCTCACAGTTTTTATTGGTGGGATTTTCTGATGCTCATGGAGCAATTTCCCTGGCCACCGTTTTGCACGATGTAGCCAATGGAAGTAAATTGCATTAA
- the murA gene encoding UDP-N-acetylglucosamine 1-carboxyvinyltransferase, whose protein sequence is MDKLIINGGKALHGDVIISGAKNAALPIMAATILATDNVTISNVPHLKDVTTMMELLGQLGAHLVIDEKMNVQIDAGHINELVAPYELVKTMRASILVLGPLLSRFGQADVSLPGGCAIGTRPVDLHLKALKTMGADITVKNGFIKARCREGRLQGKTLVFDTVTVGGTENVMMAAVLAKGKTIIKNAAREPEIVDLAHFLVQMGANISGAGTSTIEIEGVESLSGGSYAVMPDRIEAGTYLAAGAVTRGQVTVRRVKPDNLLSLLCKFEEAGASITIGEDWVTLDMHGMRPQAVNIATAPYPAFPTDMQAQFMVLNSIAEGSSTIVETIFENRFMHVQELQRMGAQIRLHGNTAMITGIEKLTGAPVMATDLRASASLILAGLIAEGETRVERIYHVDRGYERIEEKLSMLGADIKRCSLS, encoded by the coding sequence ATGGATAAGTTAATCATTAATGGTGGCAAGGCGTTGCACGGGGATGTGATTATTTCCGGCGCTAAAAATGCAGCATTGCCTATTATGGCGGCTACTATATTAGCCACTGATAATGTGACTATTTCGAATGTGCCTCATCTTAAAGATGTGACGACCATGATGGAACTATTAGGTCAACTGGGTGCTCATTTGGTCATTGATGAAAAAATGAATGTCCAGATTGATGCTGGTCATATTAATGAACTTGTGGCTCCTTATGAACTGGTAAAGACGATGAGGGCTTCTATTTTGGTGTTAGGCCCATTACTCAGTCGTTTTGGTCAAGCAGATGTGTCTTTACCAGGTGGGTGTGCCATTGGAACTCGCCCAGTTGATTTGCATTTAAAAGCATTAAAAACCATGGGAGCAGACATTACCGTTAAAAATGGTTTTATCAAAGCACGATGCCGAGAGGGGCGTTTACAAGGAAAAACATTGGTGTTTGATACCGTTACCGTGGGTGGAACAGAGAATGTCATGATGGCTGCTGTACTTGCAAAGGGAAAAACGATCATCAAAAATGCGGCTCGTGAACCAGAAATCGTTGATTTAGCTCATTTCTTGGTGCAAATGGGTGCAAATATTTCAGGAGCCGGGACGTCAACCATTGAAATTGAAGGCGTTGAATCTCTTAGTGGTGGTTCTTATGCAGTGATGCCAGATCGAATTGAAGCCGGTACTTACCTTGCAGCCGGCGCAGTTACCCGTGGGCAAGTGACTGTTCGGCGAGTTAAGCCAGATAATTTATTATCTTTGTTATGTAAATTTGAAGAAGCAGGTGCATCCATTACCATCGGGGAAGATTGGGTGACGTTGGATATGCATGGGATGCGCCCACAAGCGGTCAATATTGCAACCGCCCCTTACCCGGCTTTTCCTACGGATATGCAAGCACAATTTATGGTATTGAATTCAATTGCTGAAGGTTCTTCAACGATCGTTGAAACAATTTTTGAAAATCGTTTCATGCACGTTCAGGAATTACAGCGCATGGGTGCTCAGATTCGTTTGCATGGCAATACCGCTATGATCACAGGAATTGAAAAATTAACAGGCGCGCCAGTAATGGCGACAGATCTTCGTGCTTCTGCCAGCCTAATTTTGGCAGGATTGATAGCAGAGGGGGAAACAAGAGTTGAGCGCATTTATCATGTGGATCGTGGTTACGAACGGATTGAAGAAAAACTTTCGATGTTAGGTGCTGATATTAAAAGGTGTTCATTGTCGTGA
- a CDS encoding amino acid permease — MTDRQASNIKPIHDGEFRRALKIRHVQLIALGGIIGSGYFLGTGEVVNQVGPSVFLAYILGGLIIYLTMLCMGELAVAIPISGSFINYTADFISPALACGVGWSYWISWVAYIPAECVAGGIIMEHFTGINGYVWAVGFGLLITYINIAKVGTFGEIEFWLALIKILALFGFVVLSLLIFFGFIHGPQPPGMIGGKYIFDQGGLFPNGGMALLTAMVLLLVNYQGSEIIGLAAGESIDPARMIPSAIRNVTFRILFIYIIPVFCLVLIFPWQKANLSNSVFAEALNLYGLRWAGAATSFVTLTATLSCSNSGVYGIVRSLHALARNGMAPKRLAKLNRNAVPQNAGVVTLISIWILLLAGYFFGQSMLYIALLLVSGFTGAIAWISLCWAQINFRRRLYKAGYTTADLRYKTPGSPYTGIIAITLMLVCLVFLVMNDDPSYKVAFIIGFISLTAPMLIYKYFGLHKYREVRMAENGHAHFNDIFPKR; from the coding sequence GTGACCGATCGACAAGCAAGCAATATCAAGCCTATTCACGATGGAGAATTTCGCCGGGCATTAAAAATCCGTCATGTTCAATTAATTGCATTGGGTGGCATTATTGGTTCCGGTTATTTTCTGGGAACAGGGGAAGTTGTTAATCAAGTTGGACCATCCGTTTTTCTTGCCTATATACTCGGAGGACTAATTATTTATTTGACCATGCTATGTATGGGAGAGCTTGCTGTTGCTATTCCAATTTCCGGCTCCTTTATCAATTATACCGCTGATTTTATATCCCCTGCTCTTGCTTGTGGGGTCGGGTGGTCTTATTGGATCAGTTGGGTTGCCTATATTCCTGCAGAATGCGTTGCCGGTGGGATCATCATGGAGCATTTTACCGGCATTAATGGTTATGTGTGGGCAGTAGGGTTTGGTTTATTAATTACTTACATTAATATTGCCAAAGTAGGCACATTTGGTGAAATTGAATTCTGGTTAGCTCTCATTAAAATCCTTGCTCTGTTTGGCTTTGTAGTTCTTTCTCTCTTAATTTTCTTTGGATTTATTCATGGTCCCCAACCTCCAGGCATGATTGGCGGGAAATATATTTTTGACCAGGGTGGACTTTTTCCCAATGGAGGTATGGCCTTATTAACCGCAATGGTTCTTCTGTTAGTCAATTATCAAGGTTCGGAAATCATTGGACTTGCCGCCGGAGAATCCATTGATCCCGCCCGCATGATACCAAGCGCTATACGCAACGTTACTTTCCGTATTTTATTTATCTACATCATCCCAGTGTTTTGCTTAGTGTTAATTTTCCCCTGGCAAAAAGCAAACTTAAGCAACTCTGTCTTTGCCGAAGCTCTTAATCTCTATGGCTTGAGATGGGCTGGTGCTGCAACCAGTTTTGTGACTCTCACAGCCACTTTGTCCTGCTCCAACTCCGGTGTATATGGCATTGTTCGTTCCTTACATGCTTTGGCCCGCAACGGCATGGCTCCTAAAAGGCTAGCAAAATTAAATCGGAATGCCGTACCGCAAAATGCTGGCGTTGTCACCCTTATTTCCATCTGGATTCTGCTGCTTGCAGGCTACTTTTTTGGTCAATCCATGTTATACATTGCCTTATTGCTGGTTTCAGGATTTACCGGAGCCATTGCCTGGATTTCGTTGTGTTGGGCACAAATTAATTTTCGTCGTCGGTTATATAAAGCCGGTTACACAACCGCCGACCTCCGTTACAAAACCCCTGGTTCCCCTTACACAGGCATCATTGCCATTACTCTAATGTTGGTATGCCTGGTTTTTCTTGTTATGAATGATGATCCAAGCTATAAAGTGGCTTTTATCATTGGCTTTATCAGCCTGACTGCGCCTATGCTTATCTATAAATATTTTGGCTTGCATAAATATCGGGAAGTTCGAATGGCAGAAAATGGTCATGCTCATTTTAATGACATATTTCCCAAACGTTAG